The following proteins come from a genomic window of Planctomycetota bacterium:
- a CDS encoding PEP-CTERM sorting domain-containing protein (PEP-CTERM proteins occur, often in large numbers, in the proteomes of bacteria that also encode an exosortase, a predicted intramembrane cysteine proteinase. The presence of a PEP-CTERM domain at a protein's C-terminus predicts cleavage within the sorting domain, followed by covalent anchoring to some some component of the (usually Gram-negative) cell surface. Many PEP-CTERM proteins exhibit an unusual sequence composition that includes large numbers of potential glycosylation sites. Expression of one such protein has been shown restore the ability of a bacterium to form floc, a type of biofilm.), whose protein sequence is MVRHMRGLVSGFILSLLCVTIGRAEVISDFVILTDGHVHIGTDAMVLGGLVGSNLDSSLATNPGPNYESIDLLSGSMTLGLRGLASVHVGTNALVNGNITVNGNVTTVSGATINGVVNARGGLGVDPADGDVQGGTNATFNGDIHAHGDVNFNSGVTVNGSVFTKGDFTTGQNGLIQNLGNVDAEKKVDLGAGTTVAGNVRYGTTLTLRPTGSPTAQILGTAVQTAPSFVAEPQAFAAVPLMSVTAATPGVTSIVKTANMSTDLAVGDYKDIDLGNNNTLTLHSGTYNLHSLTMNSSSEIHLEFNAAMDPIHVLIGQDVVLGTASVNDLTIVVKVGSGPEQEVKMLDDGSVPNYDPGGLNMSMISLAQKVIFEVGRDFTLHANHTRNANNQDVGANWLGIVKAVDDIHLGEWTRTIGAMYANDDFEMLANSKLNGQGILGPDQGPVIVPEPSTISLIVGLAGLALTRRPRNSRGVA, encoded by the coding sequence ATGGTCCGTCACATGCGCGGGCTGGTTTCGGGGTTCATTCTCTCCCTTCTATGCGTCACGATCGGCCGGGCCGAAGTCATCAGCGACTTCGTCATTCTCACCGACGGTCATGTCCACATCGGCACGGACGCCATGGTGCTCGGCGGACTCGTCGGATCGAATCTCGATTCATCGCTGGCGACGAACCCGGGGCCCAACTACGAGAGCATTGATCTGCTCTCGGGCTCGATGACGCTGGGACTGCGCGGACTGGCGAGCGTGCACGTCGGCACCAACGCCCTCGTCAACGGAAACATCACCGTCAACGGCAACGTCACCACCGTCAGCGGCGCGACCATCAACGGCGTCGTCAACGCCCGCGGCGGACTCGGCGTCGACCCCGCCGACGGCGATGTGCAGGGCGGCACCAACGCCACCTTCAACGGCGACATCCATGCCCACGGCGACGTCAATTTCAACTCCGGCGTCACCGTCAACGGTTCCGTCTTCACCAAAGGCGATTTCACCACCGGGCAGAACGGCCTGATCCAGAACCTCGGCAACGTCGACGCCGAAAAGAAAGTCGACCTCGGCGCCGGCACCACCGTCGCCGGCAATGTCCGTTATGGCACGACCCTGACGCTCCGCCCCACCGGCAGTCCGACGGCTCAAATCCTCGGCACCGCTGTGCAAACCGCCCCGTCATTCGTCGCTGAGCCGCAGGCCTTCGCCGCCGTCCCGCTCATGAGCGTCACCGCCGCCACGCCCGGCGTGACCAGCATCGTCAAGACCGCCAACATGTCCACCGACCTGGCCGTCGGCGATTACAAGGACATCGATCTGGGCAACAACAACACGCTGACCCTGCACTCCGGAACGTACAATCTGCACAGTCTGACGATGAACTCCAGCAGCGAGATTCACCTGGAATTCAACGCCGCGATGGATCCGATCCATGTGCTCATCGGGCAGGACGTCGTGCTGGGCACCGCGTCGGTCAATGATCTGACGATCGTGGTCAAGGTCGGCTCCGGCCCCGAGCAGGAAGTCAAGATGCTCGACGACGGCTCCGTGCCCAACTACGACCCGGGCGGTCTGAACATGAGCATGATCTCGCTGGCTCAGAAGGTCATCTTCGAAGTCGGCCGGGACTTCACGCTCCATGCCAACCATACGCGCAACGCCAACAATCAGGACGTCGGCGCTAACTGGCTGGGCATCGTCAAAGCGGTCGATGACATTCACCTGGGCGAATGGACCCGCACCATCGGCGCGATGTACGCCAACGATGACTTTGAGATGCTCGCCAACTCCAAGCTCAACGGGCAGGGCATCCTCGGCCCCGACCAGGGCCCGGTCATCGTCCCCGAGCCGTCGACGATCAGTCTGATCGTCGGCCTCGCCGGTCTGGCCCTGACACGCCGCCCCCGCAACTCGCGTGGTGTCGCCTAA
- a CDS encoding DUF883 family protein translates to MTNHRSKHEVEDDALTDQVAHLKSDLTTLKSDVGGIARALASQGRASAGAVYDDMERRVNDVADQGRTYVKQRPLTAAAGAFGVGLLAGFLMSRR, encoded by the coding sequence ATGACCAATCATCGAAGCAAACATGAAGTCGAAGACGATGCGCTGACCGATCAGGTGGCGCATCTCAAGAGTGATCTGACGACCCTCAAGAGCGACGTCGGCGGAATCGCCCGGGCGCTGGCCTCCCAGGGCCGGGCCTCCGCCGGCGCCGTTTATGACGACATGGAGCGGCGCGTCAACGACGTCGCCGACCAGGGTCGCACCTACGTCAAGCAGCGTCCGCTGACCGCCGCCGCCGGCGCGTTCGGCGTGGGGCTGCTGGCGGGTTTCCTCATGTCCCGGCGGTGA
- a CDS encoding peptidase M14, with product MMKYGLLSVCVMISAALGADKPYQPQGAPADPKVNVRWNMYHDYAAATQIMQSLAKAFPKQCQLISLGASYQKRQMWVMIITDPTTGADADKPAFWIDGGIHANEIQGTEAALYTAWYLLEMSDRSAFIGRLLRERTFYILPMMSPDSRDAHMHKPNDTHSPRSGQRPVDDDGDGLIDEDGPDDLDGDGNITQMRVRDPNGKFKPDDEYPQMMVRVKDGEKGQYTLLGEEGFDNDGDGKVNEDGDGYYDPNRDWPWLWAPSQEQPGAYRYPLSVPENRMVADFIAGHLNIAGAQSYHNAGGMILRGPTVKGDRYEPADLRVYDALGAKGELMLPGYRYIETATQLYETHGAELDWLYSMRGIVSFTNEMFTGFNFFRRASEGFFGSREDQRAFNKLLLFGDGVVPWHEVDHPQYGRIEVGGFKKDWLRQPPSFMLEEECHRNMAFTLYQADEMPLVKVQSVTVRDMPGGVREVTAIIENTKLTPTRLAVDVRHHINPPDRVTISAEGLKVITALVSDNMFFERPTEQTRQPGVVKLESIGGNDVTYVRWLIEGKGPVTVTVQSIKGGADAMTTLSGK from the coding sequence ATGATGAAGTATGGACTATTGAGCGTATGTGTGATGATCAGCGCGGCTTTGGGCGCGGACAAGCCGTATCAACCGCAGGGCGCTCCGGCGGATCCGAAGGTCAATGTGCGGTGGAACATGTACCACGACTACGCCGCTGCGACGCAGATCATGCAGTCGCTGGCCAAGGCGTTCCCCAAGCAGTGCCAGCTTATCAGTCTCGGCGCGTCGTATCAGAAGCGGCAGATGTGGGTCATGATCATCACCGACCCGACCACCGGCGCCGACGCCGATAAGCCCGCGTTCTGGATCGACGGCGGGATTCACGCCAACGAAATTCAGGGCACGGAGGCGGCGCTCTACACGGCGTGGTACCTCCTGGAAATGTCGGACCGCAGTGCGTTCATCGGGCGGCTGCTGCGCGAGCGGACGTTCTACATTCTGCCGATGATGAGCCCCGATTCGCGCGATGCGCATATGCACAAACCCAACGACACGCACTCGCCCCGCAGCGGGCAGCGCCCCGTTGACGACGATGGCGACGGTCTCATCGACGAGGACGGGCCGGATGATCTGGACGGGGACGGGAACATCACGCAGATGCGCGTGCGCGATCCCAACGGCAAGTTCAAACCCGATGACGAGTACCCGCAGATGATGGTGCGCGTCAAGGACGGCGAGAAGGGGCAGTACACGCTGCTGGGCGAAGAGGGCTTCGACAACGACGGCGACGGGAAGGTCAACGAGGACGGCGACGGGTATTACGATCCGAACCGCGATTGGCCGTGGCTATGGGCCCCGAGTCAGGAGCAGCCGGGGGCGTATCGGTATCCCTTGTCGGTGCCGGAGAATCGCATGGTCGCCGACTTCATCGCCGGCCATTTGAACATCGCCGGAGCGCAGTCATATCACAACGCCGGAGGCATGATCCTGCGCGGGCCGACGGTCAAGGGCGACCGTTATGAGCCGGCGGATCTGCGCGTGTATGACGCGCTGGGGGCGAAGGGCGAACTGATGCTGCCGGGCTACCGGTACATCGAGACGGCGACGCAGCTTTACGAGACGCATGGCGCGGAACTGGACTGGCTCTATTCGATGCGCGGCATCGTGAGCTTCACCAACGAGATGTTCACCGGCTTCAACTTCTTCCGCCGGGCGTCGGAGGGTTTCTTCGGCTCGCGCGAGGATCAGCGGGCGTTCAATAAGCTGCTGCTCTTCGGTGACGGCGTCGTGCCCTGGCACGAAGTGGATCACCCGCAGTACGGGCGCATCGAAGTGGGCGGGTTCAAGAAGGACTGGCTCCGCCAGCCGCCTTCGTTCATGCTCGAAGAGGAATGCCATCGCAACATGGCGTTCACGCTTTACCAAGCCGACGAAATGCCGCTGGTGAAGGTGCAGTCGGTGACGGTGCGGGACATGCCCGGCGGGGTGCGCGAGGTGACGGCGATCATCGAGAACACGAAGCTGACGCCCACGCGTTTGGCCGTCGATGTCAGGCATCACATCAATCCGCCCGATCGCGTGACGATCTCGGCGGAGGGGCTGAAGGTGATCACCGCGCTGGTGTCGGACAACATGTTCTTTGAGCGGCCGACCGAGCAGACGCGTCAGCCGGGCGTCGTGAAGCTCGAATCGATCGGCGGCAACGATGTGACATACGTGCGCTGGCTCATCGAAGGCAAGGGCCCGGTGACGGTGACGGTTCAGTCGATCAAGGGCGGGGCCGACGCCATGACGACGCTCAGCGGAAAGTGA
- a CDS encoding prepilin-type N-terminal cleavage/methylation domain-containing protein, protein MRRRAFSLIELLVVTSIIAMLVAMLLPALREARTSAKSVVCLSNLRQIALGHIAYSADYFGVHPPSSTNASDPHWLELINQYVSTDQIRYCPETAGYTLPNPSGSGFAQVWGSRTRRWWLNVNTYGVGFDGGGSYGVNIHTHSTTGWGNDIDRHFRTEGMSTEPTNIPLLGDCIWHNSYPLSTNAPPTTEPAATATQPVPLGVSLMGRYVIRRHYGAINMSFLDGSARHVNLEDLWDLTWHRGYVHRTQMPIPY, encoded by the coding sequence ATGCGCAGGCGTGCATTCAGCTTGATCGAACTGCTCGTCGTCACGAGCATCATCGCGATGCTTGTCGCGATGCTCTTGCCGGCGCTGCGGGAGGCGCGCACCTCGGCGAAGTCCGTCGTGTGCCTGTCCAATCTCCGGCAGATCGCGCTGGGGCACATCGCCTATTCCGCGGACTACTTCGGCGTGCATCCGCCTTCGTCCACCAACGCCAGCGATCCGCACTGGCTCGAACTCATCAATCAATACGTCAGCACCGATCAAATCCGCTACTGCCCGGAAACCGCCGGCTACACGCTCCCCAATCCCTCCGGCAGCGGATTCGCACAAGTCTGGGGCTCGCGCACGCGCCGATGGTGGCTTAACGTCAATACCTACGGCGTCGGGTTTGACGGCGGCGGCAGCTACGGCGTCAACATCCATACCCACTCCACCACCGGCTGGGGCAACGACATCGATCGTCACTTCCGCACGGAAGGCATGTCCACCGAGCCGACCAACATCCCGCTGCTGGGCGACTGCATCTGGCACAATTCCTATCCGTTGAGCACCAATGCGCCGCCCACCACCGAGCCCGCCGCCACGGCGACGCAGCCCGTGCCGCTCGGCGTCTCGCTCATGGGCCGCTATGTCATCCGTCGCCACTACGGCGCGATCAACATGTCCTTCCTCGACGGCTCGGCCCGCCATGTCAACCTTGAAGATCTGTGGGACCTGACCTGGCATCGCGGTTACGTCCACCGCACGCAAATGCCGATTCCATATTGA
- a CDS encoding helix-turn-helix domain-containing protein — protein MKPNPLLHLSESRVMAENYPELAAVGIQWVGITQVRGPRTRTSFDEDRKHSHLHIAAVGRPLVLIDKRWVELPDGTAYVNPLGSEWGWRYEGNTNESQQHLFVRFINGSDGGVPRGKRHSYLQPDCVIDDLLWTYRQLQRECVSAGRSTVIRCLAELIAFHAHEMIHPTEPTSQLAELWMAVSADLTRAWTLDDLCEEAAMSAEKLRLVCQRELGSSPMRHVTDLRMRKAADLLRTTDWSIARVGVAVGYPNPFNFSVAFKRRHNLSPREYCKRLASRRAMHS, from the coding sequence ATGAAGCCCAATCCCCTGCTGCATCTGAGCGAATCCCGCGTGATGGCAGAAAATTACCCCGAGTTGGCGGCCGTGGGAATTCAATGGGTGGGCATCACCCAGGTCCGCGGGCCGCGCACGCGCACCTCGTTCGATGAGGATCGCAAGCACAGCCATCTGCACATCGCCGCCGTCGGTCGCCCGCTCGTTCTCATCGACAAACGCTGGGTCGAACTGCCCGATGGCACCGCCTACGTCAATCCGCTCGGCAGCGAGTGGGGCTGGCGATACGAAGGCAACACCAACGAATCGCAGCAGCATCTGTTCGTGCGCTTCATCAACGGCTCCGACGGCGGCGTGCCGCGCGGCAAGCGCCATTCCTACCTTCAGCCCGACTGCGTCATCGACGATCTGCTCTGGACGTACCGCCAGCTACAGCGCGAATGCGTTTCCGCCGGTCGCTCCACGGTGATTCGATGCCTCGCCGAATTGATCGCCTTTCACGCACACGAGATGATTCACCCCACCGAGCCGACGTCGCAGCTCGCGGAGCTTTGGATGGCGGTGTCGGCGGATTTGACACGGGCATGGACGCTGGATGATTTGTGCGAAGAGGCGGCGATGAGCGCCGAGAAGCTGCGCCTCGTCTGTCAGCGCGAGCTGGGCAGTTCGCCGATGCGTCACGTGACGGACCTGCGCATGCGCAAGGCGGCCGACCTGCTCCGCACCACCGACTGGTCGATCGCACGCGTCGGCGTAGCGGTGGGCTATCCCAACCCGTTCAACTTCTCCGTCGCCTTCAAGCGTCGCCACAACTTAAGCCCCCGCGAATACTGCAAACGCCTCGCCTCCCGCCGGGCGATGCATTCCTGA
- a CDS encoding DUF1328 domain-containing protein — translation MLYWAFIFLVVAIVAGLLGFTGIAGAAASIAKILFVIFLVIFAIALISGLLAAR, via the coding sequence ATGCTTTACTGGGCATTCATCTTTCTGGTCGTGGCGATTGTCGCCGGCCTCCTGGGGTTCACCGGCATCGCCGGCGCGGCCGCTTCCATCGCCAAGATTCTCTTTGTCATCTTTCTGGTGATCTTCGCCATCGCGCTGATCAGCGGACTGCTCGCAGCCCGATAG
- a CDS encoding gfo/Idh/MocA family oxidoreductase: MTTVGILGLGMMGLTHLDIYRQRSDVRVAALCDIDADRLHGRTRAYGNIDGQAQGGVGDLSIQRYERAEDLIADPQIQVVDICLPTDLHVPYGIAALEAGKHVIIEKPLGRSADEAQRLADAAAASTGFAFAAHCMRFWPGWTWLKEAIDAKRYGKVLAATFRRVATAPSGTFYMEGERSGGALLDLHIHDTDFIHYCFGKPQAVQSVGYSKITSAIDHVHTRYLYDDIPLVVAEGSWAMAEDFGFSMAYCVNFERVTVTFNSSARPVMMLYEPGVKRREIEVKGMGYAAEIDYFLQCIAAGRAPETITLQDAADAVRITEAEHLSIREGGASVRVTLHPEPAAIGGPVRAMRFSEQAAAKGARA; encoded by the coding sequence ATGACGACTGTGGGCATTCTGGGCCTTGGCATGATGGGCCTGACGCATCTTGATATCTACCGGCAGCGCAGCGATGTACGCGTCGCGGCGCTGTGCGATATCGATGCGGACCGGCTTCACGGCCGGACGCGGGCCTACGGCAATATCGACGGGCAGGCGCAGGGCGGCGTCGGGGATCTTTCGATCCAGCGTTACGAACGGGCGGAGGACCTGATCGCCGATCCGCAGATCCAAGTGGTCGACATCTGCCTGCCGACCGATCTGCATGTGCCCTACGGCATCGCGGCCCTGGAAGCGGGCAAGCATGTCATCATCGAAAAGCCCCTGGGCCGATCGGCGGATGAAGCTCAGCGCTTGGCCGACGCAGCCGCCGCTTCGACCGGCTTCGCCTTCGCGGCGCACTGCATGCGGTTCTGGCCGGGCTGGACCTGGCTCAAGGAAGCGATCGATGCGAAGCGCTATGGGAAGGTGCTCGCCGCCACGTTCCGCCGCGTCGCCACCGCGCCCAGCGGGACGTTCTACATGGAAGGCGAGCGGAGCGGCGGAGCGCTGCTCGATCTGCACATCCACGACACCGACTTCATTCACTACTGCTTCGGCAAGCCGCAGGCCGTGCAGAGCGTCGGCTACTCGAAGATCACCAGCGCGATCGACCATGTTCATACGCGTTACCTCTACGACGACATCCCGCTTGTCGTTGCCGAGGGCAGTTGGGCCATGGCGGAGGACTTCGGGTTCTCGATGGCGTACTGCGTGAATTTCGAGCGGGTGACGGTGACGTTCAATTCGTCGGCCCGGCCGGTGATGATGCTTTACGAACCGGGCGTCAAGCGTCGCGAGATCGAAGTCAAGGGCATGGGCTACGCCGCCGAGATCGATTATTTCCTTCAGTGCATCGCCGCCGGTCGGGCGCCCGAAACGATCACGCTTCAGGACGCCGCCGATGCTGTGCGGATCACCGAAGCCGAGCACCTGAGCATCCGCGAAGGCGGCGCGTCCGTGCGTGTCACGCTCCACCCCGAACCCGCAGCGATCGGCGGCCCGGTCCGCGCGATGCGCTTTAGCGAACAGGCGGCGGCGAAGGGAGCGCGGGCATGA
- a CDS encoding sulfatase-like hydrolase/transferase translates to MQRIGWLCVLCVLLVASVQARQPNIIFFLADDLGYSELGCFGQTKIKTPNIDKLAAEGMKFTNHYAGNGVCAPSRCVLMTGQHPGHTWVRDNKEVQPEGQTPIPADTVTIAELLKAAGYGTGAFGKWGLGPVKSEGDAVAQGFDHFYGFNCQRHAHNYYPNYLYSDDARVPLDNPDLLHGAHWLSGQLAKGADANDPKLYAQYIGKQYAPDLIDEEAIKFIRDHKDQPFFCYIPTSVPHLALQVPDDSLKEYEGKWPDPPYVGNKGYLPNRTPRAAYAAMITRMDRDFGRIMDLLKELNLDDDTIVIFTSDNGPTYNRLGGSDSEFFESADGFKGLKGSLYEGGIRVPMIARWPGHIPAGKVSDRISGFEDWLPTFMELAGAADKVPGNVDGISLIPTLLGQPQPDRPFLYREFAGYGGQQFVRIGEWKAIRQGLAKGKIVTELYDLDKDPGESHNVAAEHPDIVKKCEAIMIQQHVPSQLFPIKALDKPVE, encoded by the coding sequence ATGCAACGGATCGGATGGCTTTGTGTATTGTGTGTGCTGCTTGTCGCCTCGGTCCAGGCGCGTCAGCCGAACATCATCTTTTTCCTCGCCGACGATCTGGGCTACTCGGAGCTGGGCTGCTTCGGGCAGACGAAGATCAAGACGCCCAACATCGACAAGCTCGCGGCGGAGGGGATGAAGTTCACGAATCACTACGCCGGCAACGGCGTGTGCGCCCCGTCGCGCTGCGTGCTGATGACGGGGCAGCATCCGGGGCATACCTGGGTGCGCGACAACAAGGAGGTGCAGCCGGAGGGACAGACGCCCATTCCCGCCGACACCGTCACCATCGCCGAACTGCTCAAAGCCGCCGGCTACGGCACCGGCGCGTTCGGCAAGTGGGGCCTCGGTCCGGTCAAATCCGAAGGCGACGCCGTCGCGCAGGGTTTCGATCATTTCTACGGCTTCAACTGTCAGCGTCATGCTCACAACTACTACCCGAATTACCTCTACAGCGATGACGCCCGCGTCCCGCTCGACAACCCCGATCTGTTGCACGGCGCCCACTGGCTCAGCGGTCAGCTCGCCAAAGGCGCGGACGCGAATGATCCAAAGCTCTACGCGCAGTACATCGGCAAGCAGTACGCCCCGGACTTGATCGACGAAGAGGCGATAAAGTTCATCCGCGATCACAAGGATCAGCCGTTCTTCTGCTACATCCCCACCAGCGTGCCGCATCTGGCGCTGCAGGTGCCCGACGATTCGCTCAAGGAATATGAAGGCAAGTGGCCCGACCCGCCGTATGTCGGCAACAAGGGGTATCTGCCCAATCGCACGCCGCGCGCAGCGTATGCGGCGATGATCACGCGCATGGATCGTGATTTCGGGCGCATCATGGACCTGCTCAAGGAACTGAACCTCGACGATGACACCATCGTCATCTTCACCTCCGACAATGGGCCGACGTACAACCGCCTCGGCGGGTCCGACAGCGAATTCTTCGAATCCGCCGACGGATTCAAGGGCCTCAAGGGCTCGCTCTACGAAGGCGGCATCCGCGTGCCGATGATCGCACGCTGGCCCGGTCACATCCCCGCGGGCAAGGTCAGCGATCGCATCAGCGGTTTCGAGGATTGGCTGCCGACGTTCATGGAACTCGCCGGCGCCGCCGACAAAGTCCCCGGCAACGTCGATGGCATCAGTCTCATCCCCACACTGCTCGGCCAGCCCCAGCCCGACCGCCCATTCCTCTACCGCGAGTTCGCCGGCTACGGCGGTCAGCAGTTCGTGCGCATCGGCGAATGGAAGGCGATCCGTCAGGGCCTCGCCAAAGGCAAGATCGTCACCGAGCTCTACGACCTCGACAAAGACCCCGGCGAGTCGCACAACGTCGCCGCGGAACATCCCGACATCGTCAAAAAGTGCGAAGCCATCATGATCCAGCAGCACGTGCCGAGCCAGCTTTTCCCGATCAAAGCGCTGGACAAGCCCGTCGAGTAA
- a CDS encoding entericidin A/B family lipoprotein: protein MQRLRRQIVMMLAALALLALASCNTIHGAGKDIEKGGEAIQDASE, encoded by the coding sequence ATGCAACGACTTAGAAGACAGATTGTGATGATGCTCGCGGCGCTGGCGCTATTGGCGCTGGCGAGCTGCAACACGATCCACGGGGCGGGCAAGGATATCGAGAAAGGCGGCGAAGCGATCCAGGATGCGTCCGAGTGA
- a CDS encoding PTPA-CTERM sorting domain-containing protein has product MQSGQSLTATVTAVLCLAIASMFTTPVDAAVITWGAVDGTDAISDISTSGILVTAVNAGGASNQTVNGVTFVTSNTAPLGMAASGMLIGTVAGFSAGDPIFNMLNSVSFGGGTGTTSINLAVTNGLMYQIQLFYADRRNGNESRVMRYGDGNGNNVDVLGGTNAGNVMGRNVLGTFTAIGSTQTITMAPQGFGNSHINAYQLRLIPTPTALLAGLTLMGLLAMRKRD; this is encoded by the coding sequence ATGCAATCGGGCCAGTCTTTGACCGCTACCGTGACCGCTGTCCTCTGCCTCGCCATCGCGTCGATGTTCACCACGCCGGTCGATGCGGCCGTCATCACATGGGGCGCGGTCGATGGCACCGACGCCATCTCGGACATCAGCACCTCCGGCATTCTCGTGACCGCGGTCAACGCCGGCGGGGCGAGCAATCAGACGGTCAACGGCGTGACGTTTGTAACGTCGAATACGGCGCCGCTGGGGATGGCCGCCTCGGGCATGCTCATCGGCACCGTCGCCGGATTCTCGGCCGGCGACCCGATCTTTAACATGCTCAACTCCGTCAGCTTCGGCGGCGGCACGGGCACGACTTCGATCAACCTGGCGGTGACCAATGGGCTGATGTATCAGATTCAGCTTTTCTACGCGGACCGACGGAACGGGAACGAGAGTCGTGTGATGCGGTACGGTGACGGCAATGGCAACAACGTCGACGTGCTGGGCGGCACCAATGCCGGCAACGTCATGGGTCGCAACGTCCTCGGCACCTTCACCGCGATCGGCTCGACGCAGACGATCACGATGGCGCCGCAGGGCTTCGGCAATTCGCATATCAATGCCTATCAGCTCCGCCTAATCCCGACGCCGACGGCGCTGCTGGCGGGGTTGACGCTCATGGGCCTGTTGGCGATGCGGAAGCGCGATTGA
- a CDS encoding TIM barrel protein, producing MIKGMSYWSMKDGLANTHSIADALDQARAHGFGALELCIGATGVITPSTSEANCLAIRSLCESSGLVVETLASGMSWGVNPISNDPAVREKAIELHAAALQRAAWLGCEAMLFVPGVVVSPIASKEKVRYDHALTRCRHAVARLLEAAEKVHVDLCLENVWNGLFYSPIEFAQFIDSFASDRLGAYFDAGNLMGVHQHPPHWIELLGSRIKRVHIKDFKNEFGWQGRYTFCGIGEGDVPWAETFSALRAVGYDGTVIAEVLPWNDKLLATTSAAMDRLPVQWTKYTAPATVTGATFRKSTPAPQ from the coding sequence ATGATCAAGGGCATGAGCTACTGGTCCATGAAAGACGGCCTGGCCAACACGCATTCGATCGCCGATGCGCTCGACCAGGCCCGTGCGCATGGTTTTGGCGCGCTCGAACTGTGCATCGGCGCGACCGGCGTGATCACGCCCTCGACCAGCGAAGCTAACTGTCTTGCAATCCGCTCGTTGTGCGAATCGTCCGGCCTCGTCGTCGAGACGCTCGCCAGCGGGATGAGCTGGGGTGTGAACCCGATCAGCAATGACCCCGCCGTGCGCGAAAAAGCCATCGAACTACACGCCGCGGCGCTGCAGCGGGCGGCGTGGCTCGGCTGCGAGGCGATGCTCTTCGTGCCCGGCGTCGTCGTGAGCCCGATCGCATCGAAGGAAAAAGTCCGCTATGACCATGCCCTGACCCGCTGCCGCCACGCCGTCGCGCGACTGCTCGAAGCGGCCGAGAAGGTGCATGTCGATCTGTGCCTCGAAAATGTGTGGAACGGCCTGTTCTACTCGCCGATCGAGTTCGCCCAGTTCATCGACAGTTTCGCCTCCGATCGGCTCGGGGCGTACTTCGATGCGGGCAATCTCATGGGCGTGCATCAGCATCCGCCGCACTGGATCGAGCTGCTCGGATCGCGCATCAAGCGGGTGCACATCAAGGACTTCAAAAACGAATTCGGCTGGCAGGGGCGCTACACGTTCTGCGGCATCGGCGAAGGCGACGTGCCGTGGGCCGAGACGTTCAGCGCCCTGCGCGCCGTCGGCTACGACGGAACTGTCATTGCCGAGGTGCTGCCTTGGAACGACAAGCTGCTCGCGACGACCTCGGCGGCAATGGATCGCCTGCCGGTTCAATGGACCAAGTACACCGCACCGGCGACCGTGACCGGAGCGACATTCAGGAAATCAACGCCCGCGCCGCAATGA